The genomic window CAGCCAGGGCCATCTGGGCCACCCGGTTCAACCCCGCCTGGGCGGGTTCCGAGAGCGCCGCAAACCATTCCTCGAAGAACACCACGAAGGCGCGCTCGCTGCCATGCGGCGCGTTGGGCGCCGGCGTGGCGGCTGGGGCGGGCGCCGGGGCCGCCGTAGCGGGCGCGGCTTGGCCCGACAGGGTGGGTGCGGGGAAGCGCGTGTTGCTGGACGGCTCGGCGCAGGCGGCCAGCAGGCCTAGCAGGGCGGCGGTGCCGGCGAACCTCAGATGGGCCATCGAATCTCTCCTGGACAAGGTGGCGCGCAGTCTTGCCGGCTTCGGGGCGGGCTGTCACGGCGCCCATTCCGCTTGACCGCGCCCAGTCCGGCCGGAAATCCTTGTGGGTATGACGCAGATCCTCGACGACGGCACCGGCTCCCCGCGCGACTTCCTGGGCTATGGCCCGAATCCGCCCGACCCGAAATGGCCGGGAGGTGCCCGCCTCGCCCTCTCCTTCGTGCTGAATTACGAGGAGGGGGGCGAGAATACCGTGCTGAACGGCGATGCGGGCAGCGAGGCCTATCTGCATGAGGTGCCCGGTGGCGCCCCTACGCTGGGCGCCCGCAACCGCGGCGTGGAGAGCCAGTTCGACTACGGCGCGCGCGCCGGCGTCTGGCGCATCCTGCGGCTTTTCGCGGCGCGCGGCCTGAAGCTGACGGTCTATGGCGTGGGCCGCGCCCTGGAACTCAACCCGACGGCCGCCCGCGCCTTCGCCGAGCAGGGCCATGAGGTGGCCAGCCACGCCTATCGCTGGATCGACTACCACAACATGCCCGAGGC from Roseococcus microcysteis includes these protein-coding regions:
- a CDS encoding OmpA family protein; the encoded protein is MAHLRFAGTAALLGLLAACAEPSSNTRFPAPTLSGQAAPATAAPAPAPAATPAPNAPHGSERAFVVFFEEWFAALSEPAQAGLNRVAQMALAEPRVGVLVLGYTGPRGSEEANALLARLRARQVADALIEKGIAASRIRILSRGPIPGFESLESRRVEVRIDDGRR